From Candidatus Methylomirabilota bacterium, the proteins below share one genomic window:
- a CDS encoding TlpA disulfide reductase family protein has translation MARLRVLRRRLAWRFLLLVALVAAVLVGAPGAGDSAEPSAEVLSALELAPLPRAAAPAFTLADLDGRAQSLASLRGQTVLIYFWATWCPYCQKELPTTVQELARRYRDRRLVVLAVNLEEGRDKVRAWVKKHGISVPVLLDGNGEVSGDYRVTATPTAVLVDRDGRTVARAVGTRSWTSDRARPLWDALLPPAQTR, from the coding sequence ATGGCTCGCCTCCGCGTCCTCCGCCGCCGTCTCGCGTGGCGGTTCCTGCTCCTGGTCGCGCTTGTCGCGGCCGTCCTCGTCGGCGCGCCCGGCGCCGGGGACTCCGCCGAGCCGTCGGCCGAGGTGTTGTCCGCCCTCGAGTTGGCGCCGCTCCCGCGCGCGGCCGCGCCCGCCTTCACCCTCGCCGATCTCGACGGCCGCGCGCAGTCGCTCGCGAGCCTGCGAGGTCAGACGGTGTTGATCTACTTCTGGGCGACCTGGTGCCCCTACTGCCAGAAGGAGCTCCCCACCACCGTGCAGGAGCTGGCGCGCCGCTATCGCGACCGGCGGCTCGTCGTGCTCGCGGTCAACCTGGAGGAAGGGCGGGACAAGGTGCGTGCGTGGGTGAAGAAGCACGGCATCTCCGTCCCGGTGCTCCTGGACGGCAACGGTGAGGTCAGCGGCGACTACCGCGTGACCGCCACGCCCACCGCGGTGCTCGTGGACCGCGATGGCCGCACCGTCGCCCGCGCGGTGGGCACCCGTTCCTGGACGTCAGACCGTGCCCGCCCCCTGTGGGACGCCCTGCTCCCGCCCGCGCAGACTCGCTAG
- a CDS encoding aconitate hydratase, with product MAADQIKRLYESMPAKLDRARTRFGRALTLAEKILVAHADDFDKQEWSRGKAQLRLRVDRVSLQDATGQMALLQFMQAGKKQVAVPSTVHCDHLIRAQTGAREDMERAISENREVYEFLHSASRKYGIGFWKPGAGIIHQVVLENYAFPGGLMIGADSHTPNAGGLGMAAIGVGGADCGEAMAGLAWEVLDPKLVGVRLTGKFSGWTSAKDVITYLCGLLTVKGGTNKIIEYFGPGAESISATGKGTICNMGAELGATTSLFHFDDRMAAYLRATDRADQAALAEAHRAHLVADPEVLADPKKYYDEVVEVNLSELEPHIVGPHSPDRARPVSKLAAEVKKEGWPAQIKAALIGSCTNSSYEDMRRAAHIATQALKAGLKAKTPFLVTPGSERIYQTIKRDGIMDTFQQIGGTVLANACGPCIGQWKRSDVSATETNTIVSSFNRNFPGRNDGSASTLSFLTSPEIVTALAFAGSLEFDPVNGTIPGPDGRAFRFTAPEGEELPARGFAKGEEGFEAPAASGDAVQVVIPPGSERLQLLQPFPRWDGKDFTELPILVKTKGKTTTDHISPAGAWLRFRGHLDKISDNMFLGAVNAFTGEAGKGVNPLTGEAGKTFTQNARDLKARGISWMVIGDENYGEGSSREHAAMSPRYLGAKVVIVRSFARIHETNLKKQGILPLTFSDPKDYDLFDRADRVSVRGLAALMPGQPVEVVIHKAGGETVTIKCNHTLTDEQIGWFKAGSALNALT from the coding sequence ATGGCGGCAGACCAGATCAAGCGACTCTACGAATCCATGCCCGCCAAGCTGGACCGGGCTCGCACGCGCTTCGGACGCGCGCTCACCCTCGCCGAGAAGATCCTCGTCGCGCACGCCGACGATTTCGACAAGCAGGAGTGGAGCCGCGGCAAGGCCCAGCTCCGCCTGCGTGTGGACCGCGTGTCGCTACAGGACGCCACGGGCCAGATGGCGCTGCTCCAGTTCATGCAGGCGGGGAAGAAGCAGGTGGCGGTGCCGTCCACCGTGCACTGCGACCACCTCATCCGCGCGCAGACCGGGGCGCGCGAGGACATGGAGCGGGCGATCTCGGAGAACCGCGAGGTGTACGAGTTTCTCCATTCCGCCTCCAGGAAGTACGGGATTGGGTTCTGGAAGCCGGGCGCGGGGATCATCCACCAGGTGGTTCTGGAGAACTACGCGTTCCCCGGCGGGCTCATGATCGGCGCCGACTCGCACACGCCCAACGCGGGCGGCCTCGGCATGGCCGCGATCGGCGTGGGCGGGGCGGACTGCGGTGAGGCGATGGCGGGGCTCGCGTGGGAGGTGCTCGATCCCAAGCTCGTGGGCGTGCGGCTCACCGGGAAGTTCTCGGGCTGGACCTCCGCGAAGGACGTCATCACCTACCTCTGCGGGCTCCTCACCGTGAAGGGCGGCACCAACAAGATCATCGAGTACTTCGGTCCCGGCGCGGAGTCGATCAGCGCCACTGGCAAGGGCACCATCTGCAACATGGGCGCGGAGCTCGGCGCCACCACCTCGCTCTTCCACTTCGACGACCGCATGGCCGCCTATCTCCGCGCGACGGACCGGGCCGACCAGGCCGCGCTCGCGGAGGCGCACCGGGCGCATCTCGTCGCCGATCCCGAGGTGCTCGCCGACCCGAAGAAGTACTACGACGAGGTCGTCGAGGTGAACCTCTCCGAGCTCGAGCCTCACATCGTCGGCCCGCACTCGCCCGACCGCGCGCGGCCCGTCAGCAAGCTCGCCGCCGAGGTGAAGAAGGAGGGCTGGCCCGCCCAGATCAAGGCCGCCCTCATCGGCTCCTGCACCAACTCCTCCTACGAGGACATGCGACGCGCCGCCCACATCGCCACCCAGGCTCTCAAGGCCGGGCTCAAGGCGAAGACCCCCTTCCTCGTGACGCCGGGGTCGGAGCGCATCTACCAGACCATCAAGCGCGACGGCATCATGGATACCTTCCAGCAGATCGGGGGCACCGTGCTCGCCAACGCGTGCGGCCCCTGCATCGGCCAGTGGAAGCGGTCGGACGTGAGCGCGACCGAGACCAACACCATCGTGTCGTCGTTCAACCGCAACTTCCCCGGGCGCAACGACGGCAGCGCGAGCACGCTGTCGTTCCTCACCAGCCCGGAGATCGTGACCGCGCTGGCCTTCGCGGGGTCGCTCGAGTTCGATCCCGTCAACGGCACCATCCCCGGTCCCGACGGGCGGGCGTTCCGCTTCACCGCGCCCGAGGGCGAGGAGCTGCCCGCCCGCGGCTTCGCCAAAGGCGAGGAGGGCTTCGAGGCGCCGGCGGCGAGCGGCGATGCGGTGCAGGTCGTGATCCCACCGGGGAGCGAGCGGCTCCAGCTCCTCCAGCCCTTCCCGCGGTGGGACGGCAAGGACTTCACCGAGCTCCCGATCCTCGTCAAGACCAAGGGCAAGACGACCACCGACCACATCTCGCCCGCCGGCGCGTGGCTCCGCTTCCGCGGGCACCTCGACAAGATCAGCGACAACATGTTCCTGGGCGCGGTCAATGCCTTCACCGGCGAAGCGGGGAAGGGCGTGAACCCCCTCACCGGCGAGGCGGGCAAGACCTTCACCCAGAACGCGCGCGATCTCAAGGCGCGCGGGATCTCCTGGATGGTGATCGGAGACGAGAACTACGGCGAGGGGTCGAGCCGCGAGCACGCGGCGATGTCGCCCCGCTACCTCGGCGCCAAGGTCGTCATCGTCCGGAGCTTCGCGCGCATCCACGAGACCAATCTCAAGAAGCAGGGCATCCTGCCCCTGACCTTCAGCGACCCCAAGGACTACGACCTCTTCGACCGGGCCGATCGCGTGAGCGTGCGCGGGCTCGCC
- a CDS encoding molybdopterin-dependent oxidoreductase — protein sequence MTDRVTEPLHPVARDLQAPAEGLHRYPPAALWDNWEEFDPRAWPRRVKRQYSLIPTICFNCEAACGLLAYVDQRTLKIQKFEGNPAHPGSRGRNCAKGPATLNQVTDPERILYPLRRAGARGEGTWERVTWDEALDDIASRIRKALVEKRPTEVMYHLGRPGHELVYLQRIFHAWGIDGHNSHTNVCSASARAGYAFWHGLDRPSPDHAKARVILLLSSHLEAGHYFNPHAQRITEGKQAGAKVCVVDTRLSNTASMADWWLSPWPGTEAALLLAMCHVLLREGTWDRDFVRRWVNWGEYLREERPGTPVTFEAFETALVDLYADYTPEFAERESGVPAARIEEIAREIGRAGGALSTHVWRNAAAGNLWGWEVARALELLVVLAGAVATPGGTAPSGFHKAVPAPPMMPPPGKVWSELLMPREYPLAFFEMSFLLPHLLRENRGKLAMYFTRVYNPVWTNPDGMSWIEMLTDEAKIERHACLTPIWSETAHFADYVLPMGHASERHDLMSQETHAARWIGFRQPVLRVALEKQGKRFDWTWQAHEAAGLGQVWEEDEFWIELSWRIDPDGALGIRKYFESPYRPGQKLTIEEFYRWIFEHSVPGLPAAAQKEGLTPLAYMRKYGAFLVEGGVYASHEKPLSAAEREGATVDPVTSVVAKGGAAVGVEVDGRAAAGFPTPSRKLEFYSKTLKDWKWPEHAVPTYARSHVHWSQIDRAKGEMLLLPTFRLPTLVHSRSGNAKWLYEISHSNPLWLHPEDAARLGVKTGELLRIETEIGHFVDRVWVTESIRPGVIACSHHIGRWRLHESTGGERWSTALVDLTREAPGHWRMRHVHGIRPFASADPDSERVWWEDAGVHQNLTFPVHPDPVSGQHCWHQKVRAVRPGPDDRYGDVFVDTNRSQEVFRHWLAMTRPAPGPGGLRRPLWLPRAFKPDASAYKLEG from the coding sequence ATGACCGACCGCGTGACCGAGCCGCTGCATCCCGTCGCCCGCGATCTCCAAGCTCCCGCGGAGGGGCTGCATCGCTATCCGCCCGCTGCGCTCTGGGACAACTGGGAGGAGTTCGACCCGCGCGCGTGGCCGCGGCGGGTGAAGCGGCAGTACTCGCTCATCCCGACGATCTGCTTCAATTGCGAGGCGGCGTGCGGGCTGCTCGCCTACGTGGACCAGCGCACGCTCAAGATCCAGAAGTTCGAGGGGAACCCCGCGCATCCCGGCAGCCGCGGCCGCAACTGCGCCAAGGGCCCGGCCACCCTCAACCAGGTGACGGATCCGGAGCGCATCCTCTATCCCCTCCGCCGGGCGGGCGCGCGCGGCGAGGGAACGTGGGAGCGCGTCACCTGGGACGAGGCTCTCGATGACATCGCGAGCCGCATCCGCAAGGCGCTGGTCGAGAAGCGTCCGACCGAGGTGATGTATCACCTGGGGCGCCCCGGCCACGAGCTCGTCTATCTGCAGCGGATCTTCCACGCGTGGGGTATCGACGGCCACAACAGCCACACCAATGTCTGCTCGGCGTCGGCGCGCGCAGGCTATGCCTTCTGGCACGGGCTCGACCGGCCCTCGCCGGATCACGCCAAGGCGCGCGTGATCCTGCTGCTCTCCTCCCATCTCGAGGCCGGCCACTACTTCAATCCCCATGCGCAGCGCATCACCGAGGGCAAGCAGGCGGGCGCCAAGGTGTGCGTCGTGGACACGCGCCTGAGCAACACCGCCTCGATGGCGGACTGGTGGCTCTCCCCGTGGCCGGGCACCGAGGCCGCTCTGCTCCTCGCCATGTGCCACGTGCTCCTGCGCGAGGGCACGTGGGACCGCGACTTCGTCCGCCGCTGGGTGAACTGGGGGGAGTACCTGCGCGAGGAGCGTCCGGGCACGCCGGTGACGTTCGAGGCCTTCGAGACCGCACTGGTCGATCTCTACGCCGACTACACGCCGGAGTTTGCGGAGCGCGAGTCGGGCGTGCCCGCCGCGCGCATCGAGGAGATCGCGCGGGAGATCGGGCGCGCCGGCGGCGCGCTGTCCACGCACGTGTGGCGCAATGCCGCGGCGGGCAACCTGTGGGGCTGGGAGGTCGCGCGCGCCCTCGAGCTCCTGGTCGTCCTCGCTGGCGCGGTGGCCACGCCCGGCGGCACCGCGCCGTCGGGCTTCCACAAGGCGGTGCCCGCGCCGCCCATGATGCCGCCGCCCGGGAAGGTGTGGAGCGAGCTGCTCATGCCGCGCGAGTACCCGCTCGCCTTCTTCGAGATGAGCTTCCTCCTGCCCCATCTGCTCCGAGAGAATCGGGGCAAGCTCGCGATGTACTTCACGCGCGTGTACAACCCGGTGTGGACCAACCCCGATGGGATGTCGTGGATCGAGATGCTCACCGACGAGGCCAAGATCGAGCGCCACGCCTGCCTCACGCCGATCTGGAGCGAGACCGCGCACTTCGCGGACTACGTCCTCCCGATGGGCCACGCCTCCGAGCGCCACGATCTCATGAGTCAGGAGACGCACGCCGCGCGCTGGATCGGCTTCCGCCAGCCCGTGCTGCGGGTGGCGCTCGAGAAGCAGGGGAAGCGCTTCGACTGGACGTGGCAGGCGCACGAGGCGGCCGGGCTCGGCCAGGTGTGGGAGGAGGACGAGTTCTGGATCGAGCTGTCCTGGCGGATCGATCCCGACGGCGCCCTCGGGATCCGCAAGTACTTCGAGTCCCCGTACCGCCCGGGGCAGAAGCTCACCATCGAGGAGTTCTACCGCTGGATCTTCGAGCACAGCGTGCCCGGCCTGCCCGCCGCCGCGCAGAAGGAAGGCCTGACCCCGCTCGCCTACATGCGGAAGTACGGCGCCTTCCTCGTGGAGGGCGGCGTGTACGCGTCGCACGAGAAGCCGCTGTCCGCCGCGGAGCGCGAGGGGGCGACGGTGGATCCCGTCACCAGCGTGGTGGCCAAGGGTGGCGCGGCCGTCGGCGTCGAGGTGGACGGGCGCGCCGCCGCGGGCTTTCCCACGCCCTCGCGCAAGCTCGAGTTCTACTCGAAGACGCTGAAAGACTGGAAGTGGCCCGAGCACGCGGTGCCGACGTACGCGCGGAGCCATGTCCACTGGTCGCAGATCGACCGCGCTAAGGGCGAGATGCTGCTGCTGCCGACCTTCCGGCTGCCCACGCTCGTCCACTCGCGCTCGGGCAATGCGAAGTGGCTGTACGAGATCTCCCACAGTAACCCCCTGTGGCTGCACCCGGAGGACGCCGCGCGCCTCGGGGTGAAGACGGGCGAGCTCCTCCGGATCGAGACGGAGATCGGCCACTTCGTGGACCGCGTGTGGGTGACGGAGTCCATCCGGCCCGGCGTGATCGCGTGCTCGCATCACATCGGGCGGTGGCGGCTCCACGAGTCGACCGGCGGCGAGCGCTGGTCGACCGCGCTGGTGGATCTCACGCGTGAGGCGCCGGGGCATTGGCGCATGCGCCACGTCCACGGCATCCGTCCGTTCGCCAGCGCGGATCCCGACTCCGAGCGCGTGTGGTGGGAGGACGCGGGCGTGCACCAGAATTTGACGTTCCCCGTGCATCCCGACCCGGTGAGCGGCCAGCACTGCTGGCATCAGAAGGTCCGCGCGGTGCGTCCGGGGCCGGACGACCGCTACGGCGACGTCTTCGTGGACACCAACCGCTCGCAGGAGGTCTTCCGCCACTGGCTCGCGATGACGCGGCCGGCGCCGGGCCCCGGCGGCCTCCGCCGCCCGCTCTGGCTGCCCCGCGCCTTCAAGCCCGACGCGTCCGCGTATAAGCTGGAGGGGTGA